One window of Saprospiraceae bacterium genomic DNA carries:
- a CDS encoding oligopeptide transporter, OPT family — MEGSPHKEFKPYISPEITNIAEFSIKAILLGIFFGILFGAATVYLALKAGLTVSASIPIAVLAISLGRRFFKTTILENNIIQTTGSAGESIAAGVVFTLPGFLFLSAESDGISSFNYWTIFTLAVLGGILGTLMMIPLRRSLIVKEHGSLPYPEGTACASVLVAGEKGGDFARTAFMGLGISILYAMLQKVLHLIAEVPTYVTGLTNKYWPAGRIHGEITPEYLGVGYIIGPKISGVLVAGGVLSSFVLIPLLATLVPGDIIYQQVLKLGFNPVRFGWDEASHTFTNSAEAIYRVYIRQIGAGAVAAGGFITLIKTIPTIVSSFKDSMGAVKEGAGSSVIRTEKDLNIKVVLFGSLGLILMVALLPIIPGQGFVSKLLVGLLVVIFGAFFVTVSSRIVGIIGSSNNPISGMTIATIMATCLVFIGVGWSGKIYEPMALVVGGMICIAAANAGATSQDLKTGYIIGATPRYQQLALFIGAVFSSIVIGWTVKLLDTPDSTMISQGIQHAIGEKYNAPQATLMATLIKGILSFNLDWQFVIAGVFLAIVMELCGIKALSFAVGAYLPLATTLPIFIGGAVKGVVDWYNKKKNQESEDDELGKGSLFATGLVAGGALAGVIVALLNVNEGFAAKINAISLEHSLTGAIGEGGYQILGVLFFAALAFILYRTAVQTKTE, encoded by the coding sequence ATGGAAGGTTCACCACACAAAGAGTTTAAACCGTATATCTCACCGGAGATTACAAACATTGCAGAGTTTTCAATAAAAGCAATTTTACTTGGAATCTTTTTTGGAATTCTGTTTGGAGCTGCAACCGTTTATCTTGCATTAAAAGCAGGATTGACTGTATCGGCATCAATTCCAATAGCAGTATTAGCAATTTCATTGGGAAGGCGTTTTTTTAAGACGACCATTCTTGAAAATAATATTATTCAAACTACAGGTTCTGCTGGGGAATCAATTGCAGCCGGTGTAGTATTTACGCTGCCCGGATTTTTATTTCTTTCAGCTGAAAGTGATGGGATTAGCTCATTCAATTATTGGACGATTTTCACATTGGCAGTATTGGGAGGTATTCTCGGTACGCTCATGATGATTCCTTTAAGACGCTCTCTGATTGTCAAAGAACATGGAAGTCTTCCGTATCCGGAAGGCACCGCCTGTGCCAGCGTATTGGTAGCCGGTGAAAAAGGCGGTGATTTTGCAAGAACGGCGTTTATGGGATTGGGAATTTCCATCCTGTATGCTATGTTGCAAAAAGTCTTACACCTGATCGCTGAAGTCCCTACTTATGTTACCGGATTGACTAATAAATACTGGCCTGCAGGTAGAATTCATGGTGAAATCACACCAGAATATCTAGGGGTCGGTTACATCATCGGACCTAAAATTTCAGGCGTATTGGTTGCCGGTGGTGTATTGAGTTCTTTTGTTCTCATTCCTTTATTGGCTACACTCGTTCCTGGGGATATTATTTATCAACAAGTGCTCAAATTAGGATTTAATCCAGTTCGATTTGGCTGGGATGAAGCCAGCCACACGTTTACGAATTCTGCTGAGGCTATCTACCGGGTCTATATAAGACAGATCGGTGCCGGTGCAGTAGCAGCAGGTGGTTTTATCACCTTGATTAAAACGATCCCTACCATTGTGAGTTCTTTTAAAGATTCTATGGGTGCTGTAAAAGAAGGAGCCGGATCAAGTGTCATACGGACTGAAAAAGATCTCAATATTAAAGTGGTTTTGTTTGGTAGTTTAGGTTTAATTCTAATGGTGGCATTGCTCCCAATAATTCCTGGCCAGGGCTTTGTTTCTAAATTATTGGTAGGCTTACTGGTCGTCATATTTGGAGCATTTTTCGTCACGGTATCATCCAGGATTGTTGGAATTATTGGTTCATCAAACAATCCGATTTCGGGGATGACCATTGCGACGATTATGGCAACCTGTCTGGTGTTTATCGGTGTCGGCTGGAGTGGCAAAATATACGAACCCATGGCTTTGGTAGTGGGTGGTATGATCTGTATTGCTGCAGCCAATGCAGGAGCTACATCCCAGGATTTAAAAACTGGATACATCATTGGGGCAACTCCAAGGTATCAACAATTGGCATTGTTTATAGGGGCTGTCTTTTCTTCGATCGTCATCGGATGGACTGTTAAATTATTGGACACCCCGGATTCAACCATGATTTCTCAAGGCATTCAACATGCAATTGGAGAAAAATACAATGCACCTCAAGCAACCTTGATGGCTACTTTGATCAAAGGAATTTTATCTTTTAATCTCGATTGGCAATTTGTAATTGCTGGTGTTTTTCTCGCAATTGTGATGGAGTTATGTGGTATTAAAGCACTGTCATTTGCTGTGGGAGCCTATTTGCCTTTGGCTACTACCTTGCCGATTTTCATTGGTGGTGCAGTCAAAGGAGTCGTTGATTGGTACAACAAGAAAAAGAATCAAGAATCTGAGGATGACGAATTGGGTAAAGGCTCCTTGTTTGCAACCGGTCTGGTAGCAGGAGGCGCGCTGGCAGGAGTCATCGTCGCCTTATTAAATGTAAACGAAGGGTTTGCTGCCAAAATAAATGCAATCTCGTTGGAACATAGTTTGACAGGTGCAATCGGCGAAGGAGGCTATCAAATTTTAGGCGTTCTGTTTTTTGCAGCGCTTGCATTTATACTCTATCGCACAGCTGTTCAAACTAAAACTGAATGA
- a CDS encoding T9SS type A sorting domain-containing protein, producing the protein MIFRSNLGKIKFKSDVVTKSSFTLKEIQAGFVQKFKTIYKIIQIWLLILQIIILANSSSFGQCVCNLNFGDSEFSTSIWSQSGIAGNGYVVDKIICIKGTLIIDVDIKFLNCRFKMFKNSSIYISNNNKFNSSHCTYEACESFMWNGIIGTWGSVLEFNNNTINDAKTGIYCYPNTTLKLMIQNKFNRCQFGLYAQSAIVGSPFVGNSYFSNGTMIPPFQGLYPERGMLLINIAGVTERKGRYDHMKIGIELIGTIYQGDKIFIQNGGPLDFSHPPLIFITSFGIAAGNYSDLKLTNSLIRSYPVGVFSGNSNTLVTNDTIRNVLSGILVTENKGLNIDISNNNLDTLSELGIVIQNSTPTLKTRIANNLINFNSFSIYGHPGDLSIGIDIENDVLLDVEQNSEINNNFIFENNLVTPNYFGISLFNVGNLLVTDNTSVFSNPTVMPKYGISTVRSPAINIFNNTMIGGGVNTPNSTGYYIRDSDINLLCCNTSIAVDIGTEFNGTCLDSKISGSNFNGPYISNALLFSFTWTAIQQIYPGNNWIGQSPIDARYIGDPFIASNDNFIVSSVGLPFHPDNPIDGPIDWFIKPLNPDQEYLCLIDPDCNGMPGSNCNDFPNDEYLLTKGYSGLHGEGITWQARKNVLRKMWQDSNFGCNTSLVDSFKIANLNSNLGKLARILNNINNSLALTALEKFTLDSLNILKNQMMWSIYQLDSIWEIDSTYYDYWSAIRISQVNQLSLINQQMVNILNAYHTNNNSQLLDIQVELESINPVNIMEENDLFTTGIFLSKNINEEYILSELQLSSLILTASQCPLDGGEGVSNARAMLNDLMQVTNFISGTCDTFIGARNNNLKVNLVDFSIKPNPNSGNFIIEVVNNPNHFNNTISIYNLNSEISIRIQSDQNIIRINKPLKSGLYLIQLVNEQGNSTTKKFMVHHE; encoded by the coding sequence ATGATATTTCGTTCGAATTTAGGTAAAATCAAGTTTAAGTCAGATGTTGTAACCAAATCTTCTTTTACTCTTAAGGAGATTCAAGCAGGGTTTGTACAAAAATTTAAAACCATTTATAAAATTATCCAAATATGGTTGCTGATTTTACAAATTATTATACTGGCAAATTCAAGTTCCTTTGGTCAGTGTGTTTGCAATCTCAATTTTGGTGATAGTGAATTTAGCACATCCATATGGAGCCAATCTGGAATTGCTGGCAACGGATATGTGGTTGACAAAATAATATGCATTAAAGGCACTTTAATTATTGATGTGGATATAAAATTTTTAAATTGCCGTTTTAAAATGTTTAAAAATTCTTCAATTTATATTTCAAATAATAATAAATTTAATTCATCTCATTGTACTTATGAAGCCTGCGAAAGTTTCATGTGGAATGGAATCATTGGAACATGGGGCTCTGTTTTGGAATTTAACAATAATACAATTAATGACGCTAAAACTGGTATATATTGTTATCCAAATACTACGCTTAAGTTGATGATTCAGAATAAATTTAATAGATGTCAATTTGGACTTTATGCTCAAAGCGCAATTGTTGGCAGTCCATTTGTAGGAAACAGTTATTTTTCAAATGGTACAATGATTCCGCCTTTTCAAGGGCTTTATCCTGAAAGAGGAATGTTATTAATAAATATTGCAGGTGTAACAGAAAGAAAAGGAAGATATGATCACATGAAAATTGGAATTGAACTCATTGGCACAATTTATCAAGGAGATAAGATATTTATCCAAAATGGAGGGCCTCTGGACTTTAGTCATCCTCCACTAATATTTATTACCAGTTTCGGGATTGCAGCTGGGAATTATAGCGATTTAAAACTAACTAATTCATTAATCAGGTCATATCCAGTTGGAGTATTTAGTGGTAACTCTAATACTTTGGTTACGAATGATACCATTCGAAATGTATTATCAGGTATCCTTGTAACTGAAAATAAAGGATTAAATATTGATATTTCAAATAATAACCTAGATACTTTAAGTGAACTCGGAATAGTTATACAAAATTCAACTCCAACATTAAAAACACGAATTGCAAATAATTTAATAAATTTTAATTCTTTTTCCATATATGGCCATCCAGGTGATTTATCTATAGGGATTGATATCGAAAATGATGTGCTGCTGGATGTTGAACAAAATTCGGAGATTAATAATAATTTTATTTTTGAAAATAATTTAGTTACACCAAATTATTTTGGTATTTCCTTATTTAATGTTGGCAATTTATTGGTTACAGATAATACCTCTGTCTTTTCGAATCCAACTGTTATGCCAAAATATGGAATAAGCACAGTAAGAAGTCCAGCTATTAATATTTTCAACAATACCATGATTGGTGGTGGAGTTAACACACCAAATTCAACAGGTTACTATATAAGAGATTCAGATATAAATTTATTATGTTGTAATACTTCAATAGCAGTCGATATAGGAACTGAATTTAATGGTACCTGCCTCGATTCAAAAATCAGCGGAAGTAATTTCAATGGTCCATATATTTCAAATGCACTTTTGTTTTCATTTACCTGGACAGCTATCCAACAAATTTATCCAGGTAATAATTGGATTGGTCAATCACCAATTGATGCCAGATATATAGGTGATCCTTTTATCGCTAGTAATGATAATTTTATAGTCTCCTCGGTTGGCTTGCCATTTCATCCGGACAATCCAATCGATGGTCCAATTGACTGGTTTATTAAACCCTTAAATCCAGATCAAGAATATTTATGTTTAATTGATCCAGATTGCAATGGAATGCCTGGATCAAATTGCAATGATTTTCCAAACGACGAGTATTTACTAACAAAAGGCTATTCTGGACTACATGGAGAAGGAATTACATGGCAAGCTAGGAAAAATGTTTTGAGAAAAATGTGGCAGGACTCAAATTTTGGTTGCAATACCTCCTTAGTTGATAGTTTTAAAATAGCCAACTTAAATTCCAATTTGGGGAAATTAGCTAGAATATTAAATAATATAAACAATTCACTCGCACTTACCGCATTAGAAAAATTTACTTTGGATTCCTTAAATATTCTGAAAAATCAAATGATGTGGTCCATTTATCAATTGGATTCAATTTGGGAAATAGATAGTACTTATTATGATTATTGGTCTGCTATTAGAATTAGTCAAGTAAATCAATTAAGTTTAATTAATCAACAAATGGTTAACATATTAAATGCTTACCATACAAATAATAATAGTCAATTATTAGACATTCAAGTCGAACTAGAATCGATTAATCCAGTTAATATCATGGAAGAAAACGATTTGTTTACGACTGGAATTTTCTTGTCTAAAAATATCAATGAAGAATATATATTGTCTGAGTTACAATTGTCCAGTTTAATTTTAACTGCATCACAATGTCCTCTTGATGGTGGAGAAGGGGTTTCAAATGCAAGAGCAATGCTAAATGATCTAATGCAAGTTACTAATTTCATTTCTGGTACCTGTGATACCTTTATTGGAGCCAGAAACAATAATTTAAAAGTTAACTTAGTTGATTTTAGTATTAAACCTAACCCTAATTCAGGTAATTTTATTATTGAGGTGGTTAATAATCCTAATCATTTTAATAATACTATTTCCATTTATAATTTAAATAGCGAAATTTCTATTAGAATTCAATCTGATCAAAATATAATAAGGATTAATAAACCTCTTAAATCAGGCTTATATTTAATTCAATTGGTAAATGAACAAGGAAATTCAACCACTAAGAAATTTATGGTCCATCACGAATGA
- a CDS encoding T9SS type A sorting domain-containing protein, whose amino-acid sequence MARKSKFVFNLTCYDRWNAIFWYSLNLYSTLVDISLDSTKGDVIYKNQPVYTDSLVNGSLSACKHANGRDWWIPCFNYSGKKCFMFLFDPSGIRLHHIQEIPYSFEPSGNGQAQFSPNGNTYCFFHRNSQNYREFLLAEFDRCNGIYSNIKFNSIPGYDFVGVAFSPDSKLLYISTAYELFQLDLNDVEPFENRFRVDSIDGFTWMPLFPCYFSFMQLAPDGKIYINNGRDPAFLSTIEKPNLLGKECEVRQHHINITSNATLPNFPYFRLGPLEASSCDTLALGRLPISFWKEEKDNSNKFLLKFKDESKFQINKWEWEFGDPGSIDNSSNLQNPQHIFSKSGLFNVCLIVSNPIGKDTFCKTINIETVSTSSHSNQEFITIYPIPTEDFISIKIEKIYTTPISLNLLNANSQVVKRAKLVSGENRLNVQDISPGIYLLKIFTSENVLVKELKFFKK is encoded by the coding sequence ATGGCCCGAAAATCAAAATTTGTATTTAATCTTACATGTTACGACCGATGGAATGCCATTTTTTGGTATTCTTTAAACCTTTACTCTACCTTAGTTGATATTTCTCTAGATTCCACAAAAGGTGATGTAATATATAAAAATCAACCAGTATATACGGATAGCTTGGTCAATGGCAGCCTAAGCGCTTGCAAGCATGCAAATGGAAGAGATTGGTGGATTCCTTGTTTTAATTATTCTGGAAAAAAATGTTTTATGTTTTTGTTTGATCCATCTGGAATCAGATTACACCATATACAGGAAATTCCTTATTCTTTTGAGCCAAGCGGAAATGGTCAGGCCCAATTTAGTCCAAATGGCAATACATATTGTTTTTTTCACCGAAACAGCCAAAATTACCGTGAATTTTTATTGGCAGAATTTGATCGATGTAATGGAATTTATTCCAATATTAAATTTAATTCGATTCCAGGATATGATTTTGTTGGTGTAGCATTTTCACCAGACAGTAAATTGTTGTACATAAGTACTGCTTATGAGTTATTTCAATTAGATTTAAATGATGTGGAACCTTTTGAAAATAGATTTCGAGTTGACAGCATTGATGGCTTTACATGGATGCCCTTGTTTCCTTGTTACTTTTCCTTTATGCAGCTTGCTCCGGATGGAAAAATTTATATTAATAATGGAAGAGATCCCGCTTTTTTGAGCACGATTGAAAAACCGAATTTACTTGGTAAGGAATGTGAAGTTAGACAACATCATATCAATATTACCAGTAATGCTACTTTGCCAAATTTTCCTTATTTCAGACTGGGCCCTTTAGAAGCATCCAGTTGCGATACACTCGCTCTGGGTAGATTGCCTATATCTTTTTGGAAAGAAGAAAAAGACAATAGCAACAAATTTTTATTAAAATTTAAAGATGAAAGCAAATTTCAAATAAACAAATGGGAGTGGGAATTCGGAGATCCTGGCAGCATTGATAATAGCAGTAATTTACAAAACCCACAACATATTTTTAGTAAAAGTGGATTATTTAATGTATGCTTAATTGTAAGTAATCCGATTGGAAAAGATACATTTTGCAAAACAATAAACATTGAAACAGTTTCTACAAGTTCACATTCAAATCAAGAATTTATTACTATTTATCCAATTCCAACGGAAGACTTTATAAGCATCAAGATTGAAAAAATTTACACGACACCAATATCATTAAATTTGTTGAATGCCAATTCTCAGGTCGTTAAAAGAGCCAAATTGGTATCTGGAGAGAATCGTCTTAATGTTCAAGATATTTCCCCAGGAATTTATCTTTTAAAAATATTTACCTCTGAAAATGTATTAGTAAAAGAACTTAAGTTTTTCAAAAAATAA
- a CDS encoding M28 family peptidase encodes MKFILKSVFCLFLVTGNAQKDFISAVIIPDSNLAVFPDSAYQYAQNIKTENLKEIIEYLASDSCEGRELGSAGIDRAAHFISAHFAKNNIEKHGEANTYFQKVGFKWIYWDKLHFKINGVPYKQFWDYLVIPAINDNLEWNTNELAFVGYGIDHKNYNDYKNIDVKNKAVLFFKGEPKNKEGNYILNGTKTPSEWSSDLDMKVEAARKHGAKLVLVIEDKFKEYVDAHRSEVVSPDVILDTSETMQIHGINQIVLSTTTASMLMGGSFKKILKAKDKINRSGKPNAFLIKAKIDILQKKSVRAVKGQNVIAFIEGSDRKDEIISLTAHYDHIGMRGKEAFNGADDNASGTSAVMEIAATLQKLKSEGKGPSRSVLCMLVTGEEKGLLGSLYYVNNPLFPLSETKAEINVDMIGRIDPKYGTDENYIYVIGSDRINPLLHELNVNVNQSYSQLKLDHTFNSELDPNRFYYRSDHYNFAEKGIPSIFFFSGVHEDYHRVTDDAFKINYNKTTKIARHIFLLTWALANGSRI; translated from the coding sequence ATGAAATTCATTTTAAAATCTGTGTTTTGTTTATTTCTGGTAACAGGAAATGCACAAAAGGATTTTATCAGTGCAGTTATAATTCCGGATTCTAACCTTGCGGTATTTCCAGATTCTGCCTATCAATATGCTCAAAATATTAAAACAGAGAATTTAAAAGAAATTATTGAGTACCTCGCTTCTGATTCTTGTGAAGGTAGAGAATTGGGAAGTGCCGGCATTGATCGTGCAGCTCATTTTATTTCGGCTCATTTTGCTAAAAACAATATTGAAAAACACGGGGAAGCGAATACCTATTTTCAAAAAGTTGGATTTAAATGGATTTATTGGGATAAACTGCATTTTAAAATTAATGGGGTTCCCTATAAACAATTTTGGGATTATCTGGTGATTCCGGCAATCAACGATAACTTGGAATGGAATACCAATGAACTCGCTTTTGTAGGTTATGGGATTGATCATAAAAATTACAATGATTATAAAAACATCGATGTAAAAAATAAAGCCGTTTTATTTTTTAAAGGAGAACCAAAGAATAAGGAAGGTAACTACATACTAAATGGGACAAAAACACCCTCAGAATGGTCTAGTGATTTGGACATGAAGGTGGAAGCCGCACGAAAGCATGGTGCAAAACTGGTATTGGTGATTGAAGATAAATTTAAGGAATATGTGGATGCACATCGCTCAGAAGTCGTTTCTCCGGATGTAATTTTAGATACCAGTGAAACCATGCAAATACATGGAATCAATCAAATAGTACTTTCAACTACCACCGCTTCTATGTTAATGGGAGGGAGCTTTAAGAAAATTTTAAAAGCAAAAGATAAAATTAATAGAAGTGGGAAGCCTAATGCTTTTTTAATAAAAGCAAAAATCGATATTTTACAAAAAAAATCAGTTCGTGCGGTTAAAGGTCAAAATGTGATTGCATTTATTGAAGGTTCTGATCGAAAAGATGAAATTATCAGCTTGACGGCTCATTACGATCACATCGGGATGCGTGGGAAAGAAGCTTTCAATGGTGCAGATGATAATGCAAGTGGAACTTCTGCTGTTATGGAAATTGCAGCGACTTTGCAAAAATTAAAAAGTGAAGGAAAAGGTCCGAGCCGATCTGTATTGTGTATGTTGGTTACCGGTGAGGAAAAGGGTTTGTTGGGTTCGCTTTACTACGTAAACAATCCACTGTTTCCACTCAGTGAAACCAAAGCAGAAATCAATGTTGACATGATCGGAAGAATTGATCCAAAATATGGTACGGACGAAAATTATATCTATGTCATAGGTTCTGATCGGATCAATCCTCTATTGCACGAACTAAATGTCAATGTCAACCAATCGTATTCTCAATTAAAATTGGATCATACATTTAACAGTGAGTTGGATCCCAACCGTTTTTATTACAGATCGGATCATTACAATTTTGCAGAAAAGGGAATCCCGTCTATTTTCTTTTTTAGTGGAGTCCATGAAGATTATCATCGGGTTACAGATGATGCATTTAAAATCAATTACAACAAAACAACAAAAATTGCCCGTCACATTTTTTTACTTACCTGGGCATTGGCAAACGGGAGCCGAATATAA
- the rpiB gene encoding ribose 5-phosphate isomerase B yields MKVSVGSDHAGFECKQAVIAFLELKGILVTDHGCYSTDSVDYPDFVHPVGNDIDLEQADFGIVLCGSGNGVAMTVNKHKAVRCALCWNEEIAQLARAHNNANVLSIPARYVTLEIACSMVAVFIDTAFESGRHQRRIDKINLP; encoded by the coding sequence ATGAAGGTATCTGTTGGAAGTGACCACGCCGGATTTGAATGCAAACAAGCAGTCATTGCATTTTTGGAATTGAAAGGAATCTTGGTAACCGATCACGGATGTTATTCTACAGACTCAGTGGATTATCCTGATTTTGTGCATCCGGTTGGAAATGATATCGATCTGGAGCAAGCAGATTTTGGAATTGTTTTATGTGGCAGTGGCAACGGAGTTGCGATGACAGTCAATAAACACAAAGCAGTACGTTGTGCGCTTTGCTGGAATGAAGAAATTGCACAGTTGGCCCGAGCACATAATAATGCAAATGTTTTAAGCATTCCGGCACGATATGTTACTTTAGAAATTGCATGCAGCATGGTAGCAGTATTTATTGATACTGCTTTTGAAAGTGGAAGGCATCAGCGAAGAATTGATAAAATTAATCTTCCATGA
- a CDS encoding DUF2723 domain-containing protein yields MNNKFNKTNIVGWLVFFLVFIVYYFSVERSGSLWDCGEFVLGAHKLQVVHPPGAPFFIIIGRMFAWIAEIFSDNPAYIAFAVNLMSAMCSSLAAMFVCWITMMFGRVALFGRDYNNENNESWAVLGAGLVAGLSTGYISTTWFSAVEGEVYSMSTMFTTMTMWAAMKWYYLEDNPKNDKWLIFAVFAVGLSTGVHLLSLLAFPTIAILYYYKRFQKHSWLGMFAAAFAGIIAIFLFQMLIITGIPNLWSFYEKLCVNSFGLPFHSGLIPTIITIVLAAYYLLRYFKNKGNDLMHKVVFTLVLLSISYSTVGVVIIRANAKTPVNMNDPYDVMRLIPYLNREQYGDRSLLKGPIFDAKPIDTKSEDRWGRVGNKYKVVDQKYDYEFREKDKILFPRISHSDQGRPTLYRMWMEYLQGSKTGAPSMAFNMKFMFSYQFGWMYLRYFLWNFVGRQNAEQGFYPWITLKEIEMISWHC; encoded by the coding sequence ATGAATAATAAGTTTAACAAAACCAACATCGTTGGTTGGCTCGTTTTTTTTCTCGTTTTTATAGTTTACTATTTTTCTGTAGAACGAAGTGGCAGCTTGTGGGACTGCGGAGAATTTGTTCTCGGTGCTCATAAACTTCAGGTAGTCCACCCGCCGGGTGCACCCTTTTTTATTATAATCGGTAGAATGTTTGCCTGGATTGCGGAAATATTTTCTGATAATCCAGCCTACATCGCATTTGCAGTAAACCTGATGTCAGCCATGTGTTCATCTTTGGCTGCCATGTTTGTTTGTTGGATTACCATGATGTTTGGCCGTGTCGCCTTATTTGGAAGAGATTACAACAATGAAAACAACGAATCCTGGGCAGTTTTAGGTGCAGGTTTGGTAGCAGGCCTTTCAACAGGGTATATTTCCACCACCTGGTTTTCAGCAGTCGAGGGAGAAGTATATTCCATGTCTACGATGTTTACGACCATGACCATGTGGGCCGCTATGAAATGGTATTATCTGGAAGACAATCCAAAAAATGATAAGTGGTTGATTTTTGCTGTATTTGCAGTCGGATTATCAACTGGGGTGCATTTGTTATCCTTATTGGCCTTCCCAACCATTGCAATTTTGTATTACTACAAGAGATTTCAAAAACACAGCTGGCTGGGTATGTTTGCTGCTGCTTTTGCAGGGATTATTGCCATCTTCCTGTTTCAGATGTTGATAATTACCGGAATTCCCAATTTGTGGAGTTTTTATGAAAAATTATGCGTCAATTCTTTTGGATTGCCATTTCATTCCGGATTGATTCCAACCATCATTACAATTGTTCTGGCAGCCTATTATCTTTTGCGCTATTTTAAAAATAAAGGAAATGATTTAATGCACAAAGTGGTCTTCACATTGGTGCTTTTATCAATATCCTATTCAACGGTTGGTGTTGTTATTATTCGTGCCAATGCAAAAACACCCGTTAATATGAATGATCCGTATGATGTGATGCGATTAATTCCATATCTCAATCGCGAACAATACGGAGATCGCAGTTTGTTAAAAGGTCCTATATTTGATGCAAAACCAATTGATACCAAATCGGAAGACCGCTGGGGACGGGTTGGCAATAAATATAAAGTAGTTGACCAAAAATATGATTATGAGTTTCGCGAAAAAGATAAAATTTTATTTCCGCGGATAAGTCACAGCGACCAGGGTCGCCCTACCTTATATCGCATGTGGATGGAATATTTACAAGGTTCCAAAACAGGTGCGCCCAGCATGGCTTTCAATATGAAGTTTATGTTCAGCTATCAGTTTGGCTGGATGTACTTGCGTTATTTTTTATGGAATTTTGTTGGAAGACAGAATGCCGAACAAGGATTTTATCCATGGATCACTTTAAAAGAGATCGAAATGATTTCATGGCATTGCTGA
- a CDS encoding RluA family pseudouridine synthase → MDSIRDYIIYQDHHVLVANKPSGMPVQDDLSKDPSLHKLLQAYCKRDLHLCNRIDRPVSGIVLFAKSKDDAALLNEQNTYNGMDKEYLALVEKKVIDATGKLENRLQKSSKFKKSYVSKDEAGDLARLEYRVLNEMDHYLLIQVAIKSGRFHQIRSQLAHAGIPIKGDVKYGARRSNKDRSIGLHAWKINFTHPTTHLDVAFTAPIPLNDIWPVVQTLIQSI, encoded by the coding sequence TTGGATTCCATCCGGGACTACATTATCTATCAGGATCACCACGTATTAGTTGCCAATAAACCCTCCGGAATGCCGGTGCAGGATGATTTGAGCAAAGATCCCTCTTTACATAAATTATTACAGGCTTATTGTAAACGGGATTTGCATTTATGCAATCGAATTGACAGACCTGTGTCGGGCATTGTATTGTTTGCAAAATCAAAAGATGATGCAGCGCTTTTAAATGAACAGAATACGTACAATGGCATGGATAAAGAATACCTGGCCTTGGTAGAGAAAAAAGTCATCGATGCGACTGGTAAATTAGAAAACCGGCTACAGAAATCTTCGAAATTTAAAAAATCGTATGTAAGTAAGGATGAGGCCGGAGATTTAGCCCGCTTAGAATATCGGGTACTGAATGAAATGGACCATTATTTATTAATCCAGGTTGCGATAAAATCCGGAAGATTTCATCAGATTCGAAGTCAACTGGCCCATGCGGGAATTCCGATAAAAGGGGATGTCAAATACGGTGCACGCAGATCCAATAAAGACCGAAGTATCGGTTTGCATGCCTGGAAAATCAATTTTACCCATCCAACGACCCATCTGGATGTAGCATTTACAGCTCCCATCCCATTAAATGATATATGGCCGGTTGTACAAACACTAATACAAAGTATATGA